One window of the Bombus pyrosoma isolate SC7728 linkage group LG5, ASM1482585v1, whole genome shotgun sequence genome contains the following:
- the LOC122567830 gene encoding ral GTPase-activating protein subunit alpha-1 isoform X3: protein MFSKKLHVDVKKSTLKIQDVKKDSATRFKHLKIVLENVDTDEAKGFFEGNFSHVYFILYDCFVSAETNLRQRVHKAHREELEQVLQLLEKVLTLLPELLNRRWQCHSLARILQKLLHPGNSWKLRREAIRYFILWYQALGENAPDHIHQMFASLIPGFPPQQPSPYKSERKIDGKKDKLVKVIGCDDKDKKEFYDTQLSQSTFHDNGSNQCPVTPVDSGPILPPQSGEKPLDNETVRFLEALLEFMVTQVVKIEWRDKSSRQHKTFQFLLERFKTTYLRHICPEFDENFSLYKPNLELPTMRKPTNQSQDNYVLCKVALIKWIASFTHIARKDARVAHLSHSTTPNEENTEPELRRVSVTQNSADSTLLSPESTVSQQENQNQEDSSVSAVTLVRDVLYGNRDNVNFVHELYRQAFLLDFNHAGAIRKAIAVYKDWIQMNELPPFMLEPLDSHKERDFEENPRKDLSDIDKSPSESYRQTRLRNDSYLGAIHRENLFIRAGLQNVLQVFITQASNVFFLENSGPNASLSLLEEQTDSCKRVLNVYRYVVMNSRLEPGTWEQLLRVLLQITSLVLNEKSSRRKIQESIGGKLAPAIFQTLIVTWIKANLNVVISTQLWDQFLEVLTSLTQWEELIREWAKTLDTLTRVLARHVYNLDLNDLPLDRLSEQKTKKRRGVGSRAASTGSVQPPRKGSVDQDNNTVSKENVSDHPMRDLRKVRPLPRSASDNTIYNGKARTKLHRNRTHTVHSGIPVLPLSIEQDMARLLSNGTTSSSTTGRKMLPNRRAKSLDSIVIVDSEPPSPRCPSPTPSSGVDSNKDSPIQIENIDGSSIDTNDASERRSVMAGGGVRGWLPDVAVVLWRRMLSALGDVNNIQDPTLHGQVMDYLVQLTQTLLKIRLNQGVSGDNQATPPAPELIPPLTVIAPWCFKAIQLPSQYEVGKLAAYRLICLLTVQPQDINLPKQHLTLFYRAVHSGIVSNDNKVLHVLVKYTGPRLFSLNLPGSSLLILDYIHAANVILSNQDIQAPRTEAVSIIGSLLSLPATTVKLPVLQPTANDIVTMTCPDAKEHIIMILLRSCRREPTGIARCVAVSSIAMFVYRELCYKNQHPRIPEAVTVLLLALKQMQGAERRRAGICYPLMDQATHATVAQVACDSLLLLCDKADILLELYPNVPCKIIQILSETLGYMSTRERRGPLTISMLFCLGEWAMHLGPSVLLRVFQGKPLLMTLFTVLDNIVQDTIDKDVSQTNKSHEDEDDDFDPDITLDNLADDICAKSPRRGNTQSVQLAAKMVMMHLINHLGHFPMGIGAARLSSLVVELDDVPGIDGDELSSAIFHAPNIQLLMLSNSVIMSLVELAALDAPGGGVTAGLTTAPSLVRVLLRDLAGKASWDSSILYSQPCVEDDVPIAFTKHVEWKAKVHGDDLSSVITSQTCTPRHTIRHREPHILPTFANAASDMDNLDDLLQYIGHTSPEVLTNPEIALNAPANPPQGQYLESETIATILNQRNAEQEHINNWSQHISMCASAISPPSCRPPPAPFHHCRLLFSHLGLSGWEQRRKLHLLSKNEKLLRELRNLDSQRSRETHKIAVIYVSQGQEDKNSILSNVTASKEYESFIARLAWEVELESHTGFLGGLVPGKASGVTAPYFATSFTEILFHVATRMPSDSPESLLQKTRHLGNDEIHIVWSEHWRDYRRDIIPTEFCDVLIVIYPLHNKLYRIQISRKPEIPFFGPLFDECIVEDKVLPGLVRTTALAASRAKRSTLTLYQHYYEERARSIDTVMRNHKEATTFEEFTANVYSPVQPPSPFSGTSSVSGSTTSVQSTASSNLAAALIDSHQGRSGLRSSSAASSDNRANRVSDGSRVWFSNDTPESTALHGISPRPVKKMSFKTGPKQRANTQPTPPDSPRYK, encoded by the exons ATGTTCAGCAAAAAACTTCATGTAGACGTCAAAAAGTCAACACTGAAGATTCAGGATGTTAAAAAGGATAGCGCGACTCGGTTCAAGCATCTTAAAATTGTACTAG aaaatgtgGATACTGATGAAGCAAAGGGGTTTTTTGAAGGCAACTTCAGTCAtgtctattttattctatatgaTTGTTTTGTATCAGCTGAAACAAATCTGCGACAACgag TGCATAAAGCACATAGAGAGGAATTGGAACAGGTGTTGCAACTCTTGGAAAAAGTCTTAACACTTCTCCCTGAGCTTCTTAATAGAAGATGGCAATGTCATAGTCTAGCAAGGATTTTACAAAAGCTTTTACATCCTGGTAATAGTTGGAAACTCAGAAGAGAAGCTATAAG aTACTTTATTTTGTGGTACCAAGCACTTGGTGAAAATGCTCCTGATCACATTCACCAAATGTTTGCAAGCTTGATACCAGGGTTTCCACCGCAACAGCCATCTCCTTATAAGTCTGAACGTAAGATAGatggaaagaaagataaaCTTGTAAAAGTTATTGGTTGTGATGATAAAGATAAGAAGGAATTTTATGATACACAATTGTCACAAAGTACTTTTCATGATAATGGTTCAAACCAGTGTCCTGTCACTCCTGTTGACAGTGGACCTATTTTACCCCCACAAAGTGGGGAAAAGCCTCTTGATAATGAGACTGTTCGATTTTTAGAAGCATTACTTGAATTTATGGTTACTCAG GTTGTAAAGATAGAATGGAGAGATAAATCTTCAAGACAGCACAagacttttcaatttttattagaacgtTTTAAAACTACGTATCTTCGTCATATTTGTCCTGagtttgatgaaaatttttcgttGTACAAGCCGAATTTGGAGTTGCCTACGATGCGAAAACCAACGAATCAGAGTCAAGATAATTATGTATTGTGTAAAGTTGCTTTGATTAAGTGGATCGCTAGTTTTACCCATATCGCTAGAAAAGATGCTCGTGTCGCACATCTTTCGCATAG cACAACtccaaatgaagaaaataCGGAACCAGAGCTTCGTCGAGTTTCCGTTACACAAAATAGTGCTGACTCAACTTTATTATCTCCCGAATCAACTGTGTCTCAACAAGAGAATCAAAATCAGGAAGATAGTAGTGTTTCAGCAGTTACTCTTGTTAGGGATGTTCTATATGGAAACAGGGATAACGTGAATTTCGTACACGAGCTATACAGACAAGCATTTTTGTTAGACTTTAATCATGCTGGTGCTATAAGAAAAGCTATAGCTGTTTATAAAGATTGGATCCAAATGAAT gAATTACCACCATTCATGTTAGAACCATTGGATAGTCATAAGGAAAGggatttcgaagaaaatccGAGAAAAGATCTAAGTGATATCGATAAAAGTCCTTCGGAAAGTTATCGTCAAACAAGATTGAGAAATGATTCTTACCTCGGTGCTATACacagagaaaatttatttataagagCGGGGCTACAAAATGTTTTGCAAGTGTTCATTACACAAGCTTCCAACGTCTTCTTCTTAGAGAATTCTGGACCGAATGCATCTCTATCATTACTGGAAGAACAGACCGATAGTTGCAAAAGAGTTTtgaacgtatatcgatatgttgTAATGAATTCTCGATTAGAACCGGGTACTTGGGAACAGTTGCTTAG AGTATTACTACAAATAACATCActtgttttaaatgaaaaatcttctCGGCGCAAGATTCAAGAAAGCATTGGCGGTAAACTTGCCCCTGCCATATTTCAGACTTTAATAGTTACATGGATTAAAGctaatttaaatgttgttatttCTACACAATTATGGGATCAGTTCCTGGAAGTGTTGACATCTTTAACACAGTGGGAAGAGTTAATTCGAGAATGGGCG aAAACATTGGATACTTTAACAAGGGTGCTTGCCAGGCATGTGTATAATTTGGATTTAAATGATTTGCCATTAGATAGATTGAGTGAACAAAAAACTAAAAAGCGTCGTGGTGTTGGAAGCCGGGCTGCTTCAACCGGAAGTGTTCAACCACCACGCAAAGGAAGTGTCGATCAAGATAATAATACCGTAtctaaagaaaatgtttcag ACCACCCGATGCGAGACTTAAGGAAGGTACGACCACTTCCTCGTAGTGCAAGCGATAACACGATATACAATGGAAAAGCACGTACAAAACTTCATAGAAATCGCACACATACTGTACACAGTGGTATTCCTG TACTCCCCCTATCGATAGAGCAAGATATGGCACGACTACTGTCAAACGGTACTACTTCGTCGTCGACAACTGGTCGGAAAATGTTACCGAACAGGCGTGCTAAATCTTTGGATAGCATTGTAATAGTCGATAGCGAACCACCATCACCACGTTGTCCTTCTCCAACACCGAGCAGCGGAGTCGACAGTAACAAAGACAGTCCGATACAGATAGAAAACATTGACGGCAGTAGTATCG ATACGAATGATGCATCAGAAAGGAGATCTGTTATGGCAGGTGGTGGAGTTCGCGGATGGTTACCCGATGTTGCGGTCGTATTATGGCGTCGTATGCTATCAGCATTAGGggatgtaaataatattcaagaCCCTACCCTTCATGGACAAGTTATGGATTACCTTGTTCAGCTTACACAAACACTTCTGAAA ATTCGCTTGAATCAAGGTGTGTCTGGTGACAACCAGGCAACTCCTCCAGCTCCAGAACTTATACCTCCACTTACAGTCATTGCTCCATGGTGTTTCAAG gCAATACAACTTCCTAGTCAATATGAAGTTGGCAAATTGGCAGCATACCGTTTGATCTGTCTTCTAACAGTTCAACCACAAGATATTAATTTGCCAAAACAGCACTTAACTCTTTTTTATCGTGCGGTTCATAGCGGTATCGTTAGTAATGATAACAAAGTGTTACATGTATTGGTCAAGTATACCGGTCCTAGGTTGTTCAGTTTGAATCTTCCTGGATCTAGTCTTTTAATCTTGGATTATATTCATGCTGCTAATGTAATATTGAGCAATCAGGATATTCAG gCACCAAGAACTGAGGCTGTTTCGATTATCGGATCGTTACTATCTTTACCAGCTACTACAGTTAAATTACCTGTATTGCAACCTACTGCAAACGATATCGTAACCATGACATGTCCAGATGCAAAG gaacatataattatgataCTTTTAAGAAGTTGTAGACGCGAACCAACCGGCATTGCAAGATGCGTAGCTGTTTCCAGCATTGCTATGTTTGTATACAGAGAATTGTGCTACAAAAATCAACATCCACGAATCCCAGAAGCTGTTACGGTTCTTCTTTTAGCACTTAAA CAGATGCAGGGAGCAGAACGTCGCAGAGCTGGTATCTGTTATCCACTAATGGATCAG GCCACTCATGCTACTGTTGCTCAAGTGGCATGTGATTCTCTTTTGTTGTTATGTGATAAAGCAGATATTCTGCTAGAGCTGTATCCAAATGTGCcatgtaaaataattcaa ATTTTATCGGAAACACTTGGATATATGAGCACTCGAGAAAGACGCGGTCCTTTGACGATATCAATGTTATTCTGTTTGGGCGAATGGGCTATGCACCTTGGTCCTTCCGTTCTGTTACGCGTTTTTCAAGGAAAACCTCTGTTAATGACTTTATTTACG GTTTTGGATAACATAGTACAAGATACAATCGATAAAGATGTAtcacaaacaaataaaagtcATGAGGATGAAGATGATGATTTTGATCCTGATATTACTTTAGATAACTTAGCTGACGATATTTGCGCAAAATCACCCCGTCGAGGCAATACTCAGTCCGTTCAGTTAGCAGCAAAGATG GTAATGAtgcatttaataaatcatttggGACATTTTCCAATGGGTATTGGAGCTGCACGTTTATCTTCGTTAGTTGTCGAACTAGATGATGTACCAGGAATCGATGGGGATGAGCTATCTTCTGCAATTTTTCATGCGCCAAATATACAACTGTTGATGTTGTCAAATTCCGTAATAATGTCTCTTGTTGAACTGGCAGCATTAGATGCACCCGGCGGAGGTGTTACAGCTGGATTAACAACAGCACCATCATTAGTCAGGGTATTATTGCGAGATTTAGCAGGGAAAGCATCCTGGGATAGCTCTATTTTATACAGTCAACCGTGTGTTGAAGACGATGTGCCGATTGCATTTACAAAAcatg TTGAATGGAAAGCAAAAGTACATGGAGACGATTTGAGCAGTGTTATAACATCTCAAACATGTACACCTCGACATACGATAAGACATCGTGAGCCACATATATTGCCTACATTTGCAAATGCCGCGAGTGATATGGACAATTTAGATGAT ctcTTACAATACATAGGACATACAAGTCCGGAAGTATTAACTAATCCAGAAATTGCACTTAATGCGCCTGCTAATCCACCACAAGGTCAATATCTTGAGAGTGAAACCATTGCCACAATTCTCAACCAGAGAAACGCTGAGCAAGAGCATATCAATAATTGGAGTCAGCACATTAG CATGTGTGCGTCAGCAATAAGCCCACCATCGTGTCGTCCACCTCCAGCACCGTTTCATCACTGCCGTCTTTTGTTTTCGCACTTGGGTTTATCCGGTTGGGAACAACGTagaaaattgcatttattatcCAAAAACGAAAAACTTTTACGCGAATTACGAAATCTCGATAGTCAACGATCTAGAGAAACGCATAAAATAGCCGTAATTTATGTCAGCCAGGGACAAGAAGACAAAAACTCCATATTAAGTAATGTCACTGCTAGCAAAGAATATGAAAGCTTTATTGCTAGATTGGCTTGGGAGGTCGAACTTGAATCACATACAGGCTTTCTTGGAGGCCTTGTACCTGGAAAAGCATCTGGTGTTACAGCACCTTATTTTGCAACATCTTTCACTGAAATCCTTTTTCATGTAGCAACAAGAATGCCTTCTGATAGTCCCGAAAGTTTGTTGCAAAAA acACGGCATCTCGGTAACGATGAGATTCACATAGTTTGGTCAGAACATTGGAGAGATTATCGTCGGGATATTATACCAACTGAATTTTGTGATgttttaatagtaatttatccgttacataataaattatatagaatcCAAATTTCTCGAAAACCAGAAATTCCGTTTTTTGGACCCCTGTTTGATGAGTGTATCGTTGAAGATAAAGTTTTACCTGGGTTAGTGAGAACAACAGCATTGGCGGCAAGTAGGGCGAAACGATCAACCCTTACATTATATCAACATTA TTATGAAGAGAGAGCGAGGTCTATCGATACTGTTATGAGGAATCACAAGGAAGCTACTACATTTGAAGAATTTACAGCCAATGTATATTCACCCGTACAGCCGCCAAGTCCGTTTAGTGGGACTTCTTCAGTATCTG GATCTACAACAAGCGTGCAATCCACAGCATCGTCAAACCTCGCAGCAGCGCTTATAGATTCACATCAGGGCCGATCGGGACTGCGAAGTTCTTCGGCAGCGAGCAGTGATAACCGCGCGAATAGAG ttTCTGATGGAAGCAGGGTATGGTTTAGTAATGATACTCCAGAAAGCACAGCACTTCATGGAATATCTCCCAGACCCGTAAAAAAGATGTCGTTCAAAACTGGACCGAAACAGAGAGCAAACACTCAACCCACGCCTCCAGATAGTCcaagatataaataa
- the LOC122567830 gene encoding ral GTPase-activating protein subunit alpha-1 isoform X8, with product MFSKKLHVDVKKSTLKIQDVKKDSATRFKHLKIVLENVDTDEAKGFFEGNFSHVYFILYDCFVSAETNLRQRELSFHIVHKAHREELEQVLQLLEKVLTLLPELLNRRWQCHSLARILQKLLHPGNSWKLRREAIRYFILWYQALGENAPDHIHQMFASLIPGFPPQQPSPYKSERKIDGKKDKLVKVIGCDDKDKKEFYDTQLSQSTFHDNGSNQCPVTPVDSGPILPPQSGEKPLDNETVRFLEALLEFMVTQVVKIEWRDKSSRQHKTFQFLLERFKTTYLRHICPEFDENFSLYKPNLELPTMRKPTNQSQDNYVLCKVALIKWIASFTHIARKDARVAHLSHSTTPNEENTEPELRRVSVTQNSADSTLLSPESTVSQQENQNQEDSSVSAVTLVRDVLYGNRDNVNFVHELYRQAFLLDFNHAGAIRKAIAVYKDWIQMNELPPFMLEPLDSHKERDFEENPRKDLSDIDKSPSESYRQTRLRNDSYLGAIHRENLFIRAGLQNVLQVFITQASNVFFLENSGPNASLSLLEEQTDSCKRVLNVYRYVVMNSRLEPGTWEQLLRVLLQITSLVLNEKSSRRKIQESIGGKLAPAIFQTLIVTWIKANLNVVISTQLWDQFLEVLTSLTQWEELIREWAKTLDTLTRVLARHVYNLDLNDLPLDRLSEQKTKKRRGVGSRAASTGSVQPPRKGSVDQDNNTVSKENVSDHPMRDLRKVRPLPRSASDNTIYNGKARTKLHRNRTHTVHSGIPVLPLSIEQDMARLLSNGTTSSSTTGRKMLPNRRAKSLDSIVIVDSEPPSPRCPSPTPSSGVDSNKDSPIQIENIDGSSIDTNDASERRSVMAGGGVRGWLPDVAVVLWRRMLSALGDVNNIQDPTLHGQVMDYLVQLTQTLLKIRLNQGVSGDNQATPPAPELIPPLTVIAPWCFKAIQLPSQYEVGKLAAYRLICLLTVQPQDINLPKQHLTLFYRAVHSGIVSNDNKVLHVLVKYTGPRLFSLNLPGSSLLILDYIHAANVILSNQDIQAPRTEAVSIIGSLLSLPATTVKLPVLQPTANDIVTMTCPDAKEHIIMILLRSCRREPTGIARCVAVSSIAMFVYRELCYKNQHPRIPEAVTVLLLALKQMQGAERRRAGICYPLMDQATHATVAQVACDSLLLLCDKADILLELYPNVPCKIIQILSETLGYMSTRERRGPLTISMLFCLGEWAMHLGPSVLLRVFQGKPLLMTLFTVLDNIVQDTIDKDVSQTNKSHEDEDDDFDPDITLDNLADDICAKSPRRGNTQSVQLAAKMVMMHLINHLGHFPMGIGAARLSSLVVELDDVPGIDGDELSSAIFHAPNIQLLMLSNSVIMSLVELAALDAPGGGVTAGLTTAPSLVRVLLRDLAGKASWDSSILYSQPCVEDDVPIAFTKHVEWKAKVHGDDLSSVITSQTCTPRHTIRHREPHILPTFANAASDMDNLDDLLQYIGHTSPEVLTNPEIALNAPANPPQGQYLESETIATILNQRNAEQEHINNWSQHISMCASAISPPSCRPPPAPFHHCRLLFSHLGLSGWEQRRKLHLLSKNEKLLRELRNLDSQRSRETHKIAVIYVSQGQEDKNSILSNVTASKEYESFIARLAWEVELESHTGFLGGLVPGKASGVTAPYFATSFTEILFHVATRMPSDSPESLLQKVNTASR from the exons ATGTTCAGCAAAAAACTTCATGTAGACGTCAAAAAGTCAACACTGAAGATTCAGGATGTTAAAAAGGATAGCGCGACTCGGTTCAAGCATCTTAAAATTGTACTAG aaaatgtgGATACTGATGAAGCAAAGGGGTTTTTTGAAGGCAACTTCAGTCAtgtctattttattctatatgaTTGTTTTGTATCAGCTGAAACAAATCTGCGACAACgag AACTTTCCTTCCACATTG TGCATAAAGCACATAGAGAGGAATTGGAACAGGTGTTGCAACTCTTGGAAAAAGTCTTAACACTTCTCCCTGAGCTTCTTAATAGAAGATGGCAATGTCATAGTCTAGCAAGGATTTTACAAAAGCTTTTACATCCTGGTAATAGTTGGAAACTCAGAAGAGAAGCTATAAG aTACTTTATTTTGTGGTACCAAGCACTTGGTGAAAATGCTCCTGATCACATTCACCAAATGTTTGCAAGCTTGATACCAGGGTTTCCACCGCAACAGCCATCTCCTTATAAGTCTGAACGTAAGATAGatggaaagaaagataaaCTTGTAAAAGTTATTGGTTGTGATGATAAAGATAAGAAGGAATTTTATGATACACAATTGTCACAAAGTACTTTTCATGATAATGGTTCAAACCAGTGTCCTGTCACTCCTGTTGACAGTGGACCTATTTTACCCCCACAAAGTGGGGAAAAGCCTCTTGATAATGAGACTGTTCGATTTTTAGAAGCATTACTTGAATTTATGGTTACTCAG GTTGTAAAGATAGAATGGAGAGATAAATCTTCAAGACAGCACAagacttttcaatttttattagaacgtTTTAAAACTACGTATCTTCGTCATATTTGTCCTGagtttgatgaaaatttttcgttGTACAAGCCGAATTTGGAGTTGCCTACGATGCGAAAACCAACGAATCAGAGTCAAGATAATTATGTATTGTGTAAAGTTGCTTTGATTAAGTGGATCGCTAGTTTTACCCATATCGCTAGAAAAGATGCTCGTGTCGCACATCTTTCGCATAG cACAACtccaaatgaagaaaataCGGAACCAGAGCTTCGTCGAGTTTCCGTTACACAAAATAGTGCTGACTCAACTTTATTATCTCCCGAATCAACTGTGTCTCAACAAGAGAATCAAAATCAGGAAGATAGTAGTGTTTCAGCAGTTACTCTTGTTAGGGATGTTCTATATGGAAACAGGGATAACGTGAATTTCGTACACGAGCTATACAGACAAGCATTTTTGTTAGACTTTAATCATGCTGGTGCTATAAGAAAAGCTATAGCTGTTTATAAAGATTGGATCCAAATGAAT gAATTACCACCATTCATGTTAGAACCATTGGATAGTCATAAGGAAAGggatttcgaagaaaatccGAGAAAAGATCTAAGTGATATCGATAAAAGTCCTTCGGAAAGTTATCGTCAAACAAGATTGAGAAATGATTCTTACCTCGGTGCTATACacagagaaaatttatttataagagCGGGGCTACAAAATGTTTTGCAAGTGTTCATTACACAAGCTTCCAACGTCTTCTTCTTAGAGAATTCTGGACCGAATGCATCTCTATCATTACTGGAAGAACAGACCGATAGTTGCAAAAGAGTTTtgaacgtatatcgatatgttgTAATGAATTCTCGATTAGAACCGGGTACTTGGGAACAGTTGCTTAG AGTATTACTACAAATAACATCActtgttttaaatgaaaaatcttctCGGCGCAAGATTCAAGAAAGCATTGGCGGTAAACTTGCCCCTGCCATATTTCAGACTTTAATAGTTACATGGATTAAAGctaatttaaatgttgttatttCTACACAATTATGGGATCAGTTCCTGGAAGTGTTGACATCTTTAACACAGTGGGAAGAGTTAATTCGAGAATGGGCG aAAACATTGGATACTTTAACAAGGGTGCTTGCCAGGCATGTGTATAATTTGGATTTAAATGATTTGCCATTAGATAGATTGAGTGAACAAAAAACTAAAAAGCGTCGTGGTGTTGGAAGCCGGGCTGCTTCAACCGGAAGTGTTCAACCACCACGCAAAGGAAGTGTCGATCAAGATAATAATACCGTAtctaaagaaaatgtttcag ACCACCCGATGCGAGACTTAAGGAAGGTACGACCACTTCCTCGTAGTGCAAGCGATAACACGATATACAATGGAAAAGCACGTACAAAACTTCATAGAAATCGCACACATACTGTACACAGTGGTATTCCTG TACTCCCCCTATCGATAGAGCAAGATATGGCACGACTACTGTCAAACGGTACTACTTCGTCGTCGACAACTGGTCGGAAAATGTTACCGAACAGGCGTGCTAAATCTTTGGATAGCATTGTAATAGTCGATAGCGAACCACCATCACCACGTTGTCCTTCTCCAACACCGAGCAGCGGAGTCGACAGTAACAAAGACAGTCCGATACAGATAGAAAACATTGACGGCAGTAGTATCG ATACGAATGATGCATCAGAAAGGAGATCTGTTATGGCAGGTGGTGGAGTTCGCGGATGGTTACCCGATGTTGCGGTCGTATTATGGCGTCGTATGCTATCAGCATTAGGggatgtaaataatattcaagaCCCTACCCTTCATGGACAAGTTATGGATTACCTTGTTCAGCTTACACAAACACTTCTGAAA ATTCGCTTGAATCAAGGTGTGTCTGGTGACAACCAGGCAACTCCTCCAGCTCCAGAACTTATACCTCCACTTACAGTCATTGCTCCATGGTGTTTCAAG gCAATACAACTTCCTAGTCAATATGAAGTTGGCAAATTGGCAGCATACCGTTTGATCTGTCTTCTAACAGTTCAACCACAAGATATTAATTTGCCAAAACAGCACTTAACTCTTTTTTATCGTGCGGTTCATAGCGGTATCGTTAGTAATGATAACAAAGTGTTACATGTATTGGTCAAGTATACCGGTCCTAGGTTGTTCAGTTTGAATCTTCCTGGATCTAGTCTTTTAATCTTGGATTATATTCATGCTGCTAATGTAATATTGAGCAATCAGGATATTCAG gCACCAAGAACTGAGGCTGTTTCGATTATCGGATCGTTACTATCTTTACCAGCTACTACAGTTAAATTACCTGTATTGCAACCTACTGCAAACGATATCGTAACCATGACATGTCCAGATGCAAAG gaacatataattatgataCTTTTAAGAAGTTGTAGACGCGAACCAACCGGCATTGCAAGATGCGTAGCTGTTTCCAGCATTGCTATGTTTGTATACAGAGAATTGTGCTACAAAAATCAACATCCACGAATCCCAGAAGCTGTTACGGTTCTTCTTTTAGCACTTAAA CAGATGCAGGGAGCAGAACGTCGCAGAGCTGGTATCTGTTATCCACTAATGGATCAG GCCACTCATGCTACTGTTGCTCAAGTGGCATGTGATTCTCTTTTGTTGTTATGTGATAAAGCAGATATTCTGCTAGAGCTGTATCCAAATGTGCcatgtaaaataattcaa ATTTTATCGGAAACACTTGGATATATGAGCACTCGAGAAAGACGCGGTCCTTTGACGATATCAATGTTATTCTGTTTGGGCGAATGGGCTATGCACCTTGGTCCTTCCGTTCTGTTACGCGTTTTTCAAGGAAAACCTCTGTTAATGACTTTATTTACG GTTTTGGATAACATAGTACAAGATACAATCGATAAAGATGTAtcacaaacaaataaaagtcATGAGGATGAAGATGATGATTTTGATCCTGATATTACTTTAGATAACTTAGCTGACGATATTTGCGCAAAATCACCCCGTCGAGGCAATACTCAGTCCGTTCAGTTAGCAGCAAAGATG GTAATGAtgcatttaataaatcatttggGACATTTTCCAATGGGTATTGGAGCTGCACGTTTATCTTCGTTAGTTGTCGAACTAGATGATGTACCAGGAATCGATGGGGATGAGCTATCTTCTGCAATTTTTCATGCGCCAAATATACAACTGTTGATGTTGTCAAATTCCGTAATAATGTCTCTTGTTGAACTGGCAGCATTAGATGCACCCGGCGGAGGTGTTACAGCTGGATTAACAACAGCACCATCATTAGTCAGGGTATTATTGCGAGATTTAGCAGGGAAAGCATCCTGGGATAGCTCTATTTTATACAGTCAACCGTGTGTTGAAGACGATGTGCCGATTGCATTTACAAAAcatg TTGAATGGAAAGCAAAAGTACATGGAGACGATTTGAGCAGTGTTATAACATCTCAAACATGTACACCTCGACATACGATAAGACATCGTGAGCCACATATATTGCCTACATTTGCAAATGCCGCGAGTGATATGGACAATTTAGATGAT ctcTTACAATACATAGGACATACAAGTCCGGAAGTATTAACTAATCCAGAAATTGCACTTAATGCGCCTGCTAATCCACCACAAGGTCAATATCTTGAGAGTGAAACCATTGCCACAATTCTCAACCAGAGAAACGCTGAGCAAGAGCATATCAATAATTGGAGTCAGCACATTAG CATGTGTGCGTCAGCAATAAGCCCACCATCGTGTCGTCCACCTCCAGCACCGTTTCATCACTGCCGTCTTTTGTTTTCGCACTTGGGTTTATCCGGTTGGGAACAACGTagaaaattgcatttattatcCAAAAACGAAAAACTTTTACGCGAATTACGAAATCTCGATAGTCAACGATCTAGAGAAACGCATAAAATAGCCGTAATTTATGTCAGCCAGGGACAAGAAGACAAAAACTCCATATTAAGTAATGTCACTGCTAGCAAAGAATATGAAAGCTTTATTGCTAGATTGGCTTGGGAGGTCGAACTTGAATCACATACAGGCTTTCTTGGAGGCCTTGTACCTGGAAAAGCATCTGGTGTTACAGCACCTTATTTTGCAACATCTTTCACTGAAATCCTTTTTCATGTAGCAACAAGAATGCCTTCTGATAGTCCCGAAAGTTTGTTGCAAAAAGTAA acACGGCATCTCGGTAA